The genomic window AGGATTTTTGCCTTTCACACACCAAAAGAGCTTTTAGATAAACTTAGCTCCACTTCTTTGCGTGATAGAATCCAACACCTCCCAGCACTAAGCAGCCAAGATTCTAAAAAGCTAAGAGATTGTCAAAAAGACGCGATAGAGGGCTTAGAAAAATCTTTGAAACAAAACAAACAAAGAGCCTTAATCCAAATGGCAACAGGTGCGGGCAAAACCTTTACCGCTTGTAATTTTGCGTATCGTCTGCTAAGCATAGCAAAAGCAAAGCGCATTTTGTTTCTTGTGGATAGAAACAATCTTGGCAAACAAGCAAAAAAAGAATTTGATAATTTCAGCCCAAGCGCAGACAAGCGGCATTTTAGCGAGATTTATAATGTGGTGCATTTAGAGACAAATCACATTCCCACAGAATCCAAAGTCGTGATTACGACAATTCAGCGGCTGTATTCTATCTTGCGTGGAGAGAGTGAGTTTGATAGCGCAGAGGAGGAACACTCCGCCTTTGAAAATGAGGATAAAGAAACAAAAGAAGTTGCCTATAATCCCCAAATTGGCATTGATACCTTTGATTTTATCATCATTGATGAATGCCACCGCAGCATTTATGGGCTATGGCGACAGGTGCTAGAGTATTTTGACGCGTTTCTTATCGGGCTTAGTGCGACACCCTCTAAACACACTCTAGGCTTTTTCGCTCAAAATATTGTGGCGCAATATGATTTAGAAAAATCCATTCTTGATAAAGTCAATGTGGGCTATGAAATCTTTAGGATTAAAACGCGCATTAGCGAGCAAGGAAGTATTATTGAAGCAAATGCGGAATTTCAAGTGCCATTCCGCGATAAAGACACGCGAAAAATCGGCTATGAGAGCTTAGAGGAGGATTTAGAATATTCCAAAGCAGATTTAGACCGCTCTGTGCTTGCTCCTAGCCAAATCCGCACGATTTTAGAGACTTATAGAGACAAAGTCTTTGACCTACTTTTTCCCGAACGTGAGCGAAGCTTCTTGGCCAAAACTTTGATTTTTGCCAAAGATGATAATCACGCAGAGGAAATCGTGCGCCTTGCGCGAGAAGTGTTTAACGCAGACAATGAGTTTGCGCAAAAAATCACCTATAATATCGGCAATCAAAACCCACACGAGCTTATCAATGCCTTTAGGCATTCCAAAAAGTTTAGAATTGCGGTTACGGTGGATATGATAGCCACAGGCACAGACATTAAGCCCTTAGAAGTGCTGATTTTTATGCGTGATGTCAAATCGGCGAGTTATTATGCGCAAATGGTTGGGCGCGGGGTGCGGAGTATCCATAATGACGATTTAAGGGCGGTTACGCCAAATGCGGACTGCAAGACGCGTTTTTATGTGATTGACGCGGTGGGTGTGAGTGAAAGCCAAAAGATTGATTCGCGCCCCTTAGAGCGCAAGAAACGCTTAAGTCTAAAGGAGATTTTGCAACTTGTGCGCGAGAGTGTGGCAAAAGGTGAGTATGACAAAGACACGCTTTTAAGCCTTGCTTCAAGGCTTACGCGTTTAGAGCTAAAGTTAAGTGATGAGGACAATACGAGTTTGCAAGAACTTAATTTTGACAAAAGCCTTTGCACACTTGCAAAAGAGATTTTAGAATTTGCGGATTCCTTACAAGCGTTAGAGAGGGCAGAGATAGCGCACAACCCGCTAGAGATTTTCACAAATGACACATTTTGCAAATTGCTTTTAGAGTTGGCAAAAAAGAGCAAAATCTATATTGATGAAATCTCGCAAGATTCTGTGCTTAGTGCAGAATTTGACACGCAAAAGGCGCAGAATCTCATCGCGCAATTTAATGAATTTATTTTACAGCATAAAGATGAAATCACCGCCCTAAGCATTATCTATGCGCAAAATTACAAAAACCGCCACCTAACTTATGAGGTAATTAAGGAGTTAGCGCATAAGCTTAAGCAGGATTCTATGGATATTCCAAGCTTATGGAATGCGTATAAACTGCGCGATAAGGGCAAAGTGAGTAAGAATCCTAGCAAAAACCTAACCAACCTCATCTCCCTTGTGCGTTATGCGCTCAAAATGGATAATGAACTGCAAGATTTTGCGATTGGGGCGAATGCGCGTTATAATCTGTGGCGTGGGCGATGTAAGAAAAAGGGCATTGCATTTAGCCCCGAGCAAGAGGCATTCTTGGAGCTTATCAAAGAATACATTATCGCAAATGGCTGTGCAGAAGTCAAAGATATTCAAGAGATTTGCGCGGACTTAGGCGGGATTTATAGAGCAAAAGCGATTTTTAACGATTCTTTGCCTAGTCTTGTGGAGGAGCTAAGTTTGGCATTGGTGGGGTAGGGTTAAGTAAAAAGAGATATAATTCATTCATTTTATTGAGGTGGTGGAGTGGTGGAAAGAAGGCTAATTAACAAAATACAAAGAGTAATGGGCTATGGAATGACTTGCCCGTTGCATATTGTTGCAGATGATGGAAAAGATTATATTTTAAAGACAAGAATAAAAACTTTTGATTCAAATGATGAGCCTTTCACTTCCTCTAAAGAGCTTTTTGCTGAAATTTTTTCTTATCTTTACCTAAATGCTTTAAATGCCTCTTATATTCCAAAGTTTTGCCTCCTTGAAGTCAATGACGAGACACTTAGCCTAGCACAGAAATTCGCAAATAGTCAAGACGAGAGAGAAAAACAAGCTTATGAAAACCTTAAAGTTTCAAAGGGCTTGAATCTAGGTGTGGAATTTATACCTAATGCAAGTAAGTCTCTCCCCCCAAGGAACTTTACACAAGAATTTAAACGCTTAACTATTCACTATGACGCAAGATTGATGAATACAGACAGAAGCACAGAAAATCCTAATATCTTAAAAGATTCTAACGAAAAATATTGGTTGATTGATTTTGGTTTAGCATTAGATTCACTTTATCTTTTTGATGATTTAAAATCAAAAACCAAAATGTTTAATCCAAATGAAATCTATTTTGATAAATGTTGCTTTAGAGATTATCTTTTTAACGAAATAGAGAGAAAAAATATCAAGCACTTGCGTTCAAAAGTTGATAAGGTTGCGTTAAATAATATTATCCAAAATATTTGTAAGATCACGCATTTATTTGAGGCAAAATCACAGGAGAAAGAATATTTAGCACAAATCATTGCCAAAAGAGAGCAATCAAAAAGGATTTTTAATGCGTAAAATCTATACTTACAGGGTGATAAAATACTTTCCACATATAAGAAGTGATGAGTTTTTTAATGTTGGCATTTGGCTATGGGACGAGCAAGGCAATAAAAAACAAATCTATATTGATAAAAGCCAAGAGCATATCAAGCACCTTTTTAAATTCCCCTCCATTGATAAAAAAGCCTTACCTTTTTTCTTAGAAAGCATAAGGCAAGAGATGAACGCACAATCTTGGTATGATAATCATTTACGCTTTAGCGAGATAGATTCCATAGTAAGCGAACAAGATATAAATGAGGTAGCAAATATTTTATATGAGGATTATATCGGTTATAAGTTTCACATTAGAGAGCAAAAAGATAGATATGCACAAGCCAATGAAACAACAAAAATTGTCTATGAAAAGAAGTTTCAAAATAAGCTTTTATTGGAATCTTGTAATGATTTCTCTTTTTCTGTCATTAATAAAATAACAAGCAAGAAATATTATAGTAGATTTGGCAGTGTAAATGATAAGGCGGACATACAAGAATTAATGTATTTTAGCTTAAAAGACAAAAATTATACAAAAATGAATATTAGCCTTTTAGGTATTGTCTCTGCTGATGAAGAGGAGATTCAATCGTGCAAAGAGGATTTTTTGAGTCCCAATCATATTGCTTATGCTTCCTATCTTAGTGATGAAGAAAGCGAAAAATATTTTGAGAGCATTTCACAAACTGCGTAATAAAAGCAAAATGAAGCACAAAGGCAAAGCCCTTATACACAAGTGGTGGTTTTGGTAGAGAGGTTGCAAGAGTTAGCGGAGGATAAGAAAGGTTAAGCTTGGCATTGGTGGGGTAAGAAGATGAAAATGATTAAGCAAAAAAAGGTATAATTTCTGCTATGGAAAAAGAAAGATTAATCATCAAAAATTTCGGTCCCATTGTTAAGGCAGATATTGAAATCAAGCCTTTTATGGTTTTTATAGGCGAGTCTGGAAGTGGCAAAAGTGTAATTTTGAAGCTTTTATCGCTTTTTCGATGGATATACAAAAAACTCGCCCTAAAAGACTTGTCAAAGAGTGCTGGCATCACAAAAGAACCTTATAGATTCCGCATAGAGAGAATGCTTAAAGAATCTGGCTTAGAGGATTTTTGTGCTAAAGGGAGTGAAGCACATTATTATATGGGTGATTTTTGTGTTTCTATTACTCGCAATGGTAAGCCACATTTAAAAACCTCAAAACAAACTTTCAATAAAATAACCCTTGAAAAAATTTCTTTTATCACAGATGATAGATTTGCCATCCCCCTACTTGTAAATAATCAAATTCGTGGAGTATCGCCTTACCATTTAGAAAAAACCTTTGAGGATTTTGAGGAATCTTTTGAGCATTTGCAGACAAATAGAAAAGCAAAAACGAAAGTTTTTGATATTGAATTATCACTTGAAAAATATGGCATACAATATCGTTTTTTTCTTAATTTTAAAGATTCTAAAACGCAATTACACAATGCCTCATCGGGTATGAAGTCCGCTTCTATCATAGAGCTTATAGCTACCTATTTTGCTACCGATAAGGAATATATGCAAAATAAATACACTGATTTTGTCATAGATATTTTTTCAAGGTTTAAAACTAGAGATACAAGCATTTTTTTAGAGAACTTAAACAATGTTAAATTCAATAAAGAACGATTTAGTCTTTTTATAGAAGAACCAGAGCTTAGTTTGTTTCCAAACGCACAAAAACGATTGATAGAATATCTTGTTGATTTATGTTTTTATTTAAATCCCAAAAAAACCATTCAAGTAGCTTTCTCCACACATAGCCCTTATATTTTAAGCACCTTAAATTGCCTTTTACTTGCTCATCAAGTGGGCAATAAGACAAGAGTAGTTGAAAGCATAATCCCAAGCAGATTTTGGCTTGACATTAAGAGATTTGATGCCTTTAAAATTAAAAATGGAGAGGTAAAAAGCATCATAGATAAAGAAACAAAATTGATTTTAGCTGATGAAATAGACGAAGTCTCCGAAGAAATAGGGGAAATGTTTGATAGTCTTTTAGACTTGGAGTATAAATGAGGGAAGATTTTTTAAACCATTCTAGACTATACTTAGAAAATCAAGTTTTATCCTGCGAAGAAAAGAGTAAAAAATTTCAACTAGAAACACAGCAAGCAAGATTCTATCTCATTAATATAGATGGCGAAATAGAAAACAATACTGAAGATAGAAAATGTGATTTCCTTGTTATAAAAGAAACAAGTGAGGATATTTGGATATATGTAGAGCTTAAGGGTAATAAAATCAAAGATGCTTGTGAGCAAGTTCAAGCAACCTATAACAGATACCAACCACCTAACGCTTTAAAATATATTGCTATTGTTGCCTCACGATTTCCTAAAGGCGATACAAGCATTCAAAGGCTAAAAGCTTATGCTAAAAAAATGGGTTTTAAAGAAGTTTTTTACAAGGAACGTATTTTAGAATTAGCTTATGACACAAACGATTTAAGAAATCCCATTAAGAAAACAAATTAATGCCAAGCAATCCATTTCAGAATCTCCCGCAAGGTTGGGAAATCAAAACACTCGGGGAAGTGTGTGAGATTTTGGATAATATGCGAAAGCCAATTAATGCAGATGAAAGAGGGCAAAGACTTAAGAAGGCAGAAAATAGATACCCATACTATGGTACAACAGGGCAAGTTGGTTACATTGATGATTATTTATGTGATTTTGAAGCTATTTTACTTGGTGAAGACGGCGCACCATTTTTAGAATTTATGAAAAACAAAGCTTATATAGTTAGTGGGAAATATTGGGTAAATAATCACGCACATATTTTAAAAACAAAAGAAAATATAGCAAACAATAAATTTATATGCCATTTTCTTAACATTTTAGATTATACACCCTATGTTTCAGGCACAACTAGACTAAAACTTAATCAATCATCTATGAAGCAAATCAAAATCCCTCTCCCACCCCTTGCAACCCAAAATCAAATCGTGCAGATTTTAGAATCCAAATTCACTCATTTAGACAATTTAGCGCAGTTTGTGAATGAGAGCCTAGAAAATCTCCAAAAACTCAAATCCTCACTTTTAAACCAAGCCTTTAAGGGTGAGCTGATATGTTAAGTTTCCACTTGATTTTTAACATATTTTGTTATAATGTTAAAAAATTTTATATTTTTTAACATATCAAGGCAAGGCGAATGAAAGAATTTATCCCAAATGAACTTCCATTAGAAATTCCTATAAGTGAAAATATGTATAAATTACTTGTAACTGCTTCAAGGGCTTTGAGTGAGCTAAGAGGTATAGCAAGGACAATTCCCAACCGCTTTATATTGATTAATGCATTAGTCTTACAAGAAGCAAAGGATTCTAGTGAGATAGAAAATATTATCACTACGCACGATGAATTGTTTTTATCGCAAGTTGATAAGAGTAAAATGGCAAAAGCTACTAAAGAGGTGCAAGATTATGGTAAGGCTCTACAAATAGGATTTCGGCTTATTAGTAGGGATAGGTTGTTTAGAAACTCTCATATTTTGGCGATTCAAAAACGACTTGAACGCAATGATGCGGGGTTTAGACGACAAAGTGGCACAATGCTTAAAAATCCAAGCACAGGAGAAATTAAGCATATTCCACCACAGCATTATGAGGATATAGTGCGTTTAATGAGTAATTTAGAGCAATATATAAATGATGATAGTATGCAAGACTTAGACCCGCTTATCAAAATGGCAATTATTCATTATCAATTTGAAAGCATACACCCATTTTATGATGGGAATGGGAGAAGTGGGAGGATTATTAATATCCTATATCTTGTGTATAAAGGGCTTTTGGACTTGCCTATACTCTACCTAAGTGGTTATATTGTGCGGCATAAGGCAGAATATTATGAACTTTTACAAAAAGTGCGTGATGAAAATGCGTGGGAAGAGTGGATAAGCTATATTTTAAAAGGAGTAGAATATACTTCTAAAACAACGACTACAACAATAAAAGCTATTCAAAGCCTTATGCAACATACAAAAGATTTATTAAAAAATCAAACTGAATTTTACACAAAAGATTTTTTAGAGACTTTGTTTATACACCCATACACTAGGATAGAAACGATTGCAAGTAAGCTTAATATCACAAGGCAGACCGCTTCAAAATATCTTAAAATTTGTGAGGAGCTTAAAATCATGCGATGTGTAAAAATAGGTAGGAATCATTATTATGTCAATATTGGCTTATTTGAATTGTTTAAAAAAGGAGTATGTTAAAATTCCGCTTGATTTTTAACAGAATGGGAGATTGTGTTAAAAAAATGAGAGAAAATTAACATATTGTGGAAATAGGTTGAAACTTTAAAAATAATACAAAGGGGCAAAAATGAGTGAAAAGGCGATTGTTGCAAAGGTGTGGAATTTCGCAACGATTTTGCGTGATAGTGGTGTGAGTTATACCGAGTATGTCGCGCAGTTAAGCTATTTGCTGTTTTTGAAAATGGAAAGTGAGAGGGAGAGTATCGGGGAGAGTAGCAAAATCCCTACAAGCTGCAAATGGGAGAGATTGATACGCTTAGATGGGTTGGAGCTAGAGAGTGCGTATAATGCCGCGTTAGCGCAACTTGCAAAGAGTGAGGGCGTGATAGGGCTTATCTATAATGATGCGCAAAACAAAATCAAAGAACCCGCGAATCTCAAAAAGCTTTTTGTGCTTATGGATAGTGAGACTTGGCTAGGCTTGAATGTAGATGTCAAAGGTGCGATTTATGAGGGATTACTTGCCAAAAACGCCACAGAGACAAAGGCGGGAGCGGGGCAGTATTTCACTCCTAGAGTGCTGATAGATTCTATCGTGGGGTTAATGGAGCTAAAGCCCAATATGGAGGTGTGCGACCCTGCGTGTGGGACGGGTGGATTTTTGCTAAGTGCGTATGAGGTGATGAAAGCACAGACGAAAGACAAAGAGGAGCTCAAATGCTTACGAAATGAGAGGCTTTGTGGCAAGGACATCACGCCCTTAGTGGCGTCTTTGTGCGCGATGAATCTATATCTGCACGGAATCGGGGGCGAGGGAGGCATTATAGAAATCGGGGATTCTCTAAGTGAGTTAGGCAATCGGCGGTTTGATAGGGTGCTAACCAATCCGCCCTTTGGCAAGAAGTCGGCGACTAAGATTTTAGCCGAAAATGGCAAGGTGAAAAGCCAAAAGGACGAATACAACAGAGAGGATTTTTTCGCCACGACTTCTAATAAACAGCTCAATTTCTTGCAACACATTATGAATCTTTTAAAAATCGGGGGTAAAGCGGCAGTCGTGTTACCCGATAATGTGCTGTTTGAAGCAGGAGCAGGAGAGAAAGTGCGTAAAAAGCTTTTAGAGGATTTCAATCTGCATACGATTTTGCGACTGCCCACAGGGATTTTTTACGCGCAAGGGGTGAAAGCAAATGTGCTATTTTTTGACAAAGTGGCAACAAGTGAGGATTCCACACAAAAAGTATGGGTGTATGATATGCGCACGAATATGAATCTAAGCCTTGTAACAAGTCCTTTAAGTGCAGAGCATTTAAGGGAGTTTGAAGCAAGTTTTTGTGTGGGGGCAATGGAAAATCGCAAGGAGAGTGAGCGATTTCGCTCGTTTGACATTGGGGAGATTAAGAAGCGCAACAAGATGAATTTAGATATTTTTTGGCTAAAAGATGAGAGTTTAGAGGATTTGGAGAATCTACCAAGCCCAAAAGAATTAAGCGAGGAAATCTGTATAAGTCTTAAGAATGCGCTTAGGGAAGTGGAGGGTCTAAAGGTGGTAGAAAAGAATATATGAAGCTTAAAAGAGAGGAAAACCAACACATAAGCTGCAATCAGGCAATATATCCTTTTGCGATGGATTTGAACTGCGTTTATTAGAGTGGCTTTAATTAAATATATTGTTATTTAAAAATATTTAAGCATATAAACTTGTGTATTGCTTTATATATTTATTTTTCATTTTGTTAAGAAGGTAAAATGCAATACGAATAGCTACAATCCAAAGCATAAATGCGATGGCTAGTACCAAACAATTCGGGTATGTGCTTTATTGCACCTTGAATCTCATCATCAAAACTCGCCCAACCACAATGACTAGGGAATTTTGCACTTGATTCATAAAGAGGTGTGCCGCATTGCCTACAAAGATAGCTTCCATTTTCAAAATAATCAGTATAGATTCCGCTAAAAGGTGCTTCTGTGGCTTTATGCAAAAGAACCGCGCATTCTTGTTCGTTTAATGGTGGCATTTTCATATTAATCCTTTCTTTGAGATATAAATTTTTGCAATGTTTCGTCTATATTCTTTACTTCACCTCTTGGGCTAGGATAATCTAGCTCATTCTTAAATTTTAAACTTATTTAAGTAAGGCATAATATGTTTTTTTGCATAATTCACCCTTTATTTTACAAAAAGGACAGAAATGAAAGGTAAGATTTTAGGCGCTGGTGCAATTAGTGGCGCAGACGGCAATCGTTATGATTTTGATATTGCAGATATTGAGAATCTTAATGGCAAGACACAGGAGCAGCTTGTCGGGGCTGAAGTAGATTTTGAGGTTGTAGAGGATAGCAAAAGTGCAAAGTCGATTTTTGTTACAAGCACAAATCTTTCTGTTAATCTTGATGTGAATGATATCAAGGAAAGATTTAGTGCAAATGACGCGCAAGGTGTGCGCTTCAAGTTTCTAATGGCTATTGTGCTTTATGCTGTTGGTGCTTTGTTTGCATTTATACCATTCCTTGGTTTTATCGTAACGCCTATTTGTTCGATTGCGGCGATTGTGATTTTTGTTTTAGCGACTTTGCGGCTCAATAGCCTTGCAGAAAGTAGGACTTTATTTAAGAATTTTCTTTATTCTATCGTTATCGGTATAGTCGCGTCCGTTGTAGCTGGTGCACTTGGTGGCGCTTCTTTGATTCGTGGTAGTGCAGATGATATGGGTGTGCTATTCTTTGTGGCAGTGGCGATACTTGTTGTTGGGTTTATTGCTTCGTTTGTATTCTATGCTTTCTATATGCGCGAAATGGCGTTTGTGATGCAGCAAAAATTCATTCTTTACTCATTCTGGTGCAACCTTGTTGGTGTTGTGCTTGCGGTGCTTTTTATCGGCTATATTTTGATTTTTGTTGCTTTTGTGTTGTTTGTGATAGGCGTGTATCAATTCCGTGAGGTGCGCAAACGCACAGAAAACGATGTAATACCTTGGTTCTAAGAGGCATTTGCGGTGGGCTGCCTTGAAAAGCCTATTTGCCCCTTTTATGCCTCTGTGCTTTAATGAATGATACTTGAAGTAGAGGGTGTAGGAGTGATTACCAAATCCGATTTACTTCATTCTCCTATCATAGGCTGCACGAAAACAACCGCAGGGATTCCTACTCCTTGCATTAAAGTCTCTGTTAATTATCATTGGAGCATAGAGAATGCAGCATAAAAGGCATAAAATGATATATATTGTTTCGGGCATATTTGGAATCTTAATAGTATTTTTTATGATAAAAGGTTGTTCTTATCCTACAAGTTATCGTGCCTTTATCCCTAAGGCTTTAGATTCTGAATATAAGGAATATCAAAGACTTTGTAAAGAAGAGATAGGCAAGGTATTGTATGCAAGACCTGCAGGAGAGGGGGCTAGATTGGAGGATATACGTCTTTCTTTTCCTAATTCTCTTGTGAGTGATTCTATTAGATTAAACATAGTGAGCGTTTCAGATGGAAAAAAAATTATATATATATACACACAAGCTTTTGAATATTATACAAGCTGGACAAAAAAAAGCTTTTCAATGCACAGCGACCATAAACAACGTATCCGATGCAGACCTTTTAAAGATTTGAAAGAAGAATATGATATAATAGAGAAAATAGCTCTTGAAAATAAAGAATATATAGGAGATGAAATGATTATCAAAGAAAGGCATAGAATATATCATATGGATTATGCTTCTTCTCAAAAATATATCTCACAAGTCTTTAAAGAAGCTATTAATGCAAAAAGCTCCCACTACATTGATTTGAAGGAATTCCAATGACCCACTCCTATAAATACTCTCTTGGTATTTATGCCAATGCAAATTGGGCATCTCTTGGAAGAAAGGGTAATCCTTTTATGTTAATAATGGATTACCTTTGTAGTTGATTTTCAGTTTTGGGAACTAAAATAAAAAGGAGGATATAATGAAAAAAATAAATAGATTGTTTGTTTTATTAATTCTTTCTTTTTATATTTCAAATGCAGGGGAGCAAGAAAGATTCTTGGATTCTTACAGAAAAGCCACAGAGCTTGGTTGGTTAGGATTATCCCATTGTATGGGCATAGATGATAAGAGTGAAATTGAAAAAGAACTTTATCACTTATCACTTGACCCCACTAGAGATAAAGTAAAAATAACGGATTCAAAAGCAGCTTTTAATGAATTAAAACAATATATTGATGAAGAAAAAGAATTTTATGGCATTAGCAATGAAAATATAAAATTAAGTTATAAAAATTTTAAGGGTTATATGAAAATGTTTTATTATGGCACTAGATATGGTTCAGATTACGATTTCAAGGTTGAACGCATTGTCAAAAAATACTGCAAGGAATGCAAATAATCTAAATTCTCTTAATTGTTGCATTTTAAATGAGCGTATTACTCTTATTTATGTTACTTACAATGTTTCTTAAAGCAACTTTTGGCTATGATTCCGCCAAAAATTAACAAATGCAAACCTACTTTGTCAAGGATTCTTTATGCAAGCAAATAATGTCCAAATTTTAGTGCTAGATTTTGGCTCTCAATACACACAGCTCATCGCAAGGCGACTGCGTGAATATGGCGTTTATACCGAGATTGTCCCTTACTTTGAAAAGCTAGATTCTATTAAGAGCAAAAATCCTAAAGGCATTATCCTAAGTGGAGGACCTGCAAGCGTGTATGAAAAAGACGCTTATAAGCCTGATAGTGCGATTTTCACGCTTGGGATTCCCATTCTTGGCATCTGCTATGGTATGCAGCTCATTGCCCAACATTTTGGCGGACGCGTCATCAAGGCGGACGCGCAAGAATTTGGCAAGGCGGTGCTAGAGATTATGGAATCTTCTCAAGATTCTAAAGATTCATCTTGTTTCGCATTTCAAGGTGCTTCTCAAGGCATACAAGCACCGATGACGCTCTCTTTTGATATTTTTTCTCATCGCAAGTTTCCTCAAATGCTCACAGCCCTGCTTGATTTATGGGAAGATTCTGTGCAAGCAAGCCATATTTTTTTAACTAAGCAACACATTGCAGAGATTAGACCAGAAGTCAAAGCGGCATTGCAAAGCTCCCAAAACATCATCACTGCGACAGATAAAAAGGACTTTTTGGGCTTTGTTGGTGTGGAAAAGAATAAGATTGAAATGCTTTTTGTCGCATCAAGTGCTTTTAGAAAAGGTATAGGCAAAGCACTACTCAAAGAAGCATTAGAGCGATATTTGAAAGACTATCCTTGCATTTTAGTAGATTGCAATGAGCAAAATACGCAAGGTTTGGCATTTTATAAGTCTTTAGGCTTTGAAAAAGTAGGAATGAGCGAAAAAGATTCCGCAGGGAGAGACTTCCCCATCGTGCATTTAAAGGTGAGCAAAGCGATATTAAAAAAAGCACTTGAAAGAGAAACTAGCGATTCTGTGGCAAATGCTTTTGTGTGCGAGAGTGAGCGCGTCTTTTTGCGCCCTTACACGCAGGCAGATTTTGCGGCATTGCATAAAACTGTGAGCGATAAGGAAACAATGTATGCGTGGGGGCAGGGCTTTAGCAAAAAGCAGAGCCAAGAATGGCTGGATAAGCAATTAGCGCATTATCAACAATATGGCTTTGGAATCTGGGCGATTATAGAGAAGCAAAGCGGCGCAATTATCGGCAATGCGGGGCTAAATCATACGGAGATAAGTCTAAAGGGAAAAACTCAAAAAATTGTAGAAATCGGCTATCTTTTGCACCGCAATTTTTGGGGCAAAGGCTATGGAAGCGAAGTGGCTAGAATGTGTGTAAAATATGGGTTTGAAACTCTAGGATTAGAGGAAGTGTATTGCCTCATCAAAGAGGATAATAAAGCTTCAATCAAGGTAGCAAAAATGCTTGAAATGGAGCTTATAGGGAAACACATCAAAAACTATAAGGGCAAGGAATTACCCCATTGTGTCTTTAGGCTTGAAAA from Helicobacter typhlonius includes these protein-coding regions:
- a CDS encoding type I restriction endonuclease subunit R — translated: MEQDLKPEQQAREEIDKLLSLAGFELRDFKDCTLGDSTPNVARNFAIKEFILENGTKADYMLFVAGKACGVIEAKKFSLSLSGAENQAKNYAYTLPAHIPSYQDILPFVYVSNASEIYFTDLREPSPRARRIFAFHTPKELLDKLSSTSLRDRIQHLPALSSQDSKKLRDCQKDAIEGLEKSLKQNKQRALIQMATGAGKTFTACNFAYRLLSIAKAKRILFLVDRNNLGKQAKKEFDNFSPSADKRHFSEIYNVVHLETNHIPTESKVVITTIQRLYSILRGESEFDSAEEEHSAFENEDKETKEVAYNPQIGIDTFDFIIIDECHRSIYGLWRQVLEYFDAFLIGLSATPSKHTLGFFAQNIVAQYDLEKSILDKVNVGYEIFRIKTRISEQGSIIEANAEFQVPFRDKDTRKIGYESLEEDLEYSKADLDRSVLAPSQIRTILETYRDKVFDLLFPERERSFLAKTLIFAKDDNHAEEIVRLAREVFNADNEFAQKITYNIGNQNPHELINAFRHSKKFRIAVTVDMIATGTDIKPLEVLIFMRDVKSASYYAQMVGRGVRSIHNDDLRAVTPNADCKTRFYVIDAVGVSESQKIDSRPLERKKRLSLKEILQLVRESVAKGEYDKDTLLSLASRLTRLELKLSDEDNTSLQELNFDKSLCTLAKEILEFADSLQALERAEIAHNPLEIFTNDTFCKLLLELAKKSKIYIDEISQDSVLSAEFDTQKAQNLIAQFNEFILQHKDEITALSIIYAQNYKNRHLTYEVIKELAHKLKQDSMDIPSLWNAYKLRDKGKVSKNPSKNLTNLISLVRYALKMDNELQDFAIGANARYNLWRGRCKKKGIAFSPEQEAFLELIKEYIIANGCAEVKDIQEICADLGGIYRAKAIFNDSLPSLVEELSLALVG
- a CDS encoding HipA family kinase produces the protein MERRLINKIQRVMGYGMTCPLHIVADDGKDYILKTRIKTFDSNDEPFTSSKELFAEIFSYLYLNALNASYIPKFCLLEVNDETLSLAQKFANSQDEREKQAYENLKVSKGLNLGVEFIPNASKSLPPRNFTQEFKRLTIHYDARLMNTDRSTENPNILKDSNEKYWLIDFGLALDSLYLFDDLKSKTKMFNPNEIYFDKCCFRDYLFNEIERKNIKHLRSKVDKVALNNIIQNICKITHLFEAKSQEKEYLAQIIAKREQSKRIFNA
- a CDS encoding DUF3037 domain-containing protein, whose amino-acid sequence is MRKIYTYRVIKYFPHIRSDEFFNVGIWLWDEQGNKKQIYIDKSQEHIKHLFKFPSIDKKALPFFLESIRQEMNAQSWYDNHLRFSEIDSIVSEQDINEVANILYEDYIGYKFHIREQKDRYAQANETTKIVYEKKFQNKLLLESCNDFSFSVINKITSKKYYSRFGSVNDKADIQELMYFSLKDKNYTKMNISLLGIVSADEEEIQSCKEDFLSPNHIAYASYLSDEESEKYFESISQTA
- a CDS encoding AAA family ATPase, coding for MEKERLIIKNFGPIVKADIEIKPFMVFIGESGSGKSVILKLLSLFRWIYKKLALKDLSKSAGITKEPYRFRIERMLKESGLEDFCAKGSEAHYYMGDFCVSITRNGKPHLKTSKQTFNKITLEKISFITDDRFAIPLLVNNQIRGVSPYHLEKTFEDFEESFEHLQTNRKAKTKVFDIELSLEKYGIQYRFFLNFKDSKTQLHNASSGMKSASIIELIATYFATDKEYMQNKYTDFVIDIFSRFKTRDTSIFLENLNNVKFNKERFSLFIEEPELSLFPNAQKRLIEYLVDLCFYLNPKKTIQVAFSTHSPYILSTLNCLLLAHQVGNKTRVVESIIPSRFWLDIKRFDAFKIKNGEVKSIIDKETKLILADEIDEVSEEIGEMFDSLLDLEYK
- a CDS encoding restriction endonuclease subunit S — its product is MPSNPFQNLPQGWEIKTLGEVCEILDNMRKPINADERGQRLKKAENRYPYYGTTGQVGYIDDYLCDFEAILLGEDGAPFLEFMKNKAYIVSGKYWVNNHAHILKTKENIANNKFICHFLNILDYTPYVSGTTRLKLNQSSMKQIKIPLPPLATQNQIVQILESKFTHLDNLAQFVNESLENLQKLKSSLLNQAFKGELIC
- a CDS encoding Fic family protein; its protein translation is MKEFIPNELPLEIPISENMYKLLVTASRALSELRGIARTIPNRFILINALVLQEAKDSSEIENIITTHDELFLSQVDKSKMAKATKEVQDYGKALQIGFRLISRDRLFRNSHILAIQKRLERNDAGFRRQSGTMLKNPSTGEIKHIPPQHYEDIVRLMSNLEQYINDDSMQDLDPLIKMAIIHYQFESIHPFYDGNGRSGRIINILYLVYKGLLDLPILYLSGYIVRHKAEYYELLQKVRDENAWEEWISYILKGVEYTSKTTTTTIKAIQSLMQHTKDLLKNQTEFYTKDFLETLFIHPYTRIETIASKLNITRQTASKYLKICEELKIMRCVKIGRNHYYVNIGLFELFKKGVC